One window of Halopseudomonas maritima genomic DNA carries:
- the ectB gene encoding diaminobutyrate--2-oxoglutarate transaminase: MNTFEQFEKNESDIRSYCRSFPVVFKQARGAELVTREGKSYIDFLAGAGTLNYGHNNPILKKALIQYLEDDGITHGLDMYSDAKERFLETFNRVILEPRGLGAYKVQFSGPTGANSVEAALKLARKVTGRSNVISFTNGFHGCTIGALSVTGNGHHRGAAGVPLSEVSRMPYANYFGDKVNTIAMMDKMLSDPSSGIDKPAAVIVEVVQGEGGLNTASADWMRKLEKLCRKHEMLLIVDDIQAGCGRTGTFFSFEEMGIKPDIITLSKSLSGFGLPFAIVVMRNELDQWEPGEHNGTFRGNNHAFVTAAAALEHFWTDEAFAKSVQAKGKRIADGMQKIVRKHGPDSLYVKGRGMMLGINCPDGDTAGAICKEAFANGLVIETSGNHSQVVKCLCPLTITEEQIDKALTILDAAFAKVMAEQVANQAS; the protein is encoded by the coding sequence ATGAACACCTTTGAACAGTTCGAGAAAAACGAATCGGATATTCGCAGCTACTGCCGCTCGTTCCCGGTGGTCTTCAAGCAGGCCCGTGGCGCCGAACTGGTGACCCGCGAAGGCAAGAGCTACATCGACTTTCTGGCCGGTGCCGGCACCCTGAACTACGGGCACAACAACCCGATTCTGAAAAAGGCTCTGATCCAGTATCTGGAAGATGACGGCATTACCCACGGCCTGGACATGTACTCCGACGCCAAGGAGCGCTTCCTGGAGACCTTCAATCGCGTGATCCTGGAGCCACGCGGCCTGGGTGCGTACAAGGTCCAGTTCAGCGGCCCGACCGGTGCCAACTCGGTTGAAGCAGCCCTCAAGCTGGCCCGCAAGGTCACCGGCCGCAGCAACGTCATCAGTTTCACCAACGGCTTCCACGGCTGCACCATCGGTGCGCTGTCGGTCACCGGTAACGGCCACCACCGCGGCGCCGCCGGCGTGCCGCTGTCCGAGGTGAGCCGCATGCCTTACGCCAACTACTTTGGCGACAAGGTCAACACCATCGCCATGATGGACAAGATGCTCAGCGACCCGAGCAGCGGTATCGACAAGCCCGCCGCCGTGATCGTGGAAGTCGTGCAGGGCGAAGGCGGCCTGAACACCGCCTCCGCTGACTGGATGCGCAAGCTGGAAAAGCTCTGCCGTAAGCACGAGATGCTGCTGATTGTTGATGACATTCAGGCTGGCTGTGGCCGTACCGGCACCTTCTTCAGCTTTGAGGAAATGGGCATCAAGCCGGACATCATTACCCTGTCCAAGTCGCTCAGCGGCTTTGGCCTGCCCTTCGCCATCGTGGTCATGCGCAACGAGCTGGACCAGTGGGAGCCGGGCGAGCACAACGGCACCTTCCGTGGCAACAACCACGCCTTCGTCACCGCTGCCGCCGCACTGGAACACTTCTGGACCGATGAAGCCTTTGCCAAGAGCGTACAGGCCAAGGGCAAGCGCATCGCGGACGGCATGCAGAAGATCGTCCGCAAGCACGGCCCGGACTCTCTCTACGTCAAGGGTCGCGGCATGATGCTCGGCATCAACTGCCCGGATGGCGACACGGCTGGCGCTATCTGCAAGGAAGCCTTTGCCAACGGCCTGGTCATTGAAACCAGCGGCAACCACAGCCAAGTCGTCAAGTGCCTGTGCCCGCTGACCATCACCGAAGAGCAGATCGACAAGGCCCTGACCATTCTGGACGCTGCTTTCGCCAAAGTAATGGCTGAGCAGGTCGCGAACCAAGCTTCTTGA